A part of Amycolatopsis lurida genomic DNA contains:
- a CDS encoding VOC family protein, with product MRTRMLAVTVDCREAEALAAFWKEALGYPETERWTDGHGVTYVELKSPDVPSLLFQPVPEGKPGKNRLHLDIAPTELEQREEVARLVSLGAKILEDPESDPWVVMADPEENEFCVLPRR from the coding sequence ATGCGAACCCGGATGCTCGCCGTCACCGTCGACTGCCGTGAGGCCGAAGCGCTGGCCGCGTTCTGGAAGGAAGCGCTCGGCTACCCCGAGACCGAACGGTGGACCGACGGTCACGGAGTGACCTATGTCGAGTTGAAGAGCCCCGACGTGCCGAGCCTGCTCTTCCAGCCGGTCCCCGAGGGGAAGCCGGGCAAGAACCGGCTGCACCTCGACATCGCGCCCACCGAACTCGAGCAGCGCGAGGAGGTCGCCCGGCTCGTGTCACTCGGCGCGAAGATCCTCGAAGACCCCGAGTCGGACCCCTGGGTGGTCATGGCCGACCCGGAAGAGAACGAATTCTGCGTGCTGCCACGGCGCTGA
- a CDS encoding tetratricopeptide repeat protein, with protein sequence MRVGQADIDRLEGVIAALRARDYREGGGSCRELLRVLEPYGAALRRGMMSDPVARRLAGVVADLHNLKGWTEFDSGRPVRAERHFRRALDLAAEAGDDDLLANIRYRLGRMYLHHRSPSEALEQFAQGQVAARRAGRPLSQAILSANEAWAYALLGDVRQALDKISLAPEQFADSAGDAVPSWSAFFTANDLAAMIGTVRTELARLVDVRHSRKAIPALTEAIEGYGPDMMRSRSLTMIWLAVDHALEGDLDRAAEVGLAAMDIADGIRSARTRDRLRPLSESVRKRVGDINARDILDRIATFRASA encoded by the coding sequence ATGCGCGTCGGGCAGGCCGACATCGACCGGCTGGAGGGCGTCATCGCCGCGCTCCGGGCGCGCGACTACCGGGAGGGCGGCGGATCCTGCCGGGAGCTGCTGCGCGTGCTGGAGCCCTACGGTGCCGCGCTGCGGCGCGGGATGATGTCCGACCCGGTGGCCCGGCGGCTGGCCGGGGTGGTCGCGGATCTGCACAACCTGAAGGGCTGGACGGAATTCGACTCGGGCCGTCCCGTACGGGCGGAGCGGCACTTCCGCCGCGCCCTCGACCTCGCGGCGGAGGCGGGCGACGACGACCTCCTCGCCAACATCCGCTACCGGCTCGGCCGGATGTACCTGCATCACCGGTCACCGTCGGAGGCGCTCGAGCAGTTCGCCCAGGGACAGGTCGCGGCACGCCGCGCCGGACGGCCGCTGTCACAGGCGATCCTGTCGGCTAACGAGGCGTGGGCCTATGCGCTGCTCGGTGATGTCCGCCAGGCGCTTGACAAGATTTCCCTTGCCCCGGAACAGTTCGCGGACTCCGCGGGCGACGCCGTCCCGTCGTGGTCGGCTTTCTTCACGGCCAACGACCTGGCCGCGATGATCGGCACGGTGCGCACCGAACTCGCCAGGCTCGTCGACGTCCGCCACAGCCGGAAGGCCATTCCCGCGCTCACCGAAGCCATCGAGGGCTACGGGCCGGACATGATGCGCAGCCGGTCGCTGACGATGATCTGGCTCGCGGTCGACCACGCGCTGGAAGGCGATCTCGACCGGGCGGCGGAGGTCGGTCTCGCCGCGATGGACATCGCGGACGGAATCCGTTCCGCGCGGACGCGAGATCGTTTACGGCCGCTGTCGGAAAGCGTGCGGAAGCGGGTGGGTGATATTAACGCGCGAGATATCCTTGATCGGATCGCAACATTTCGGGCCAGTGCCTGA
- the fgd gene encoding glucose-6-phosphate dehydrogenase (coenzyme-F420): MALKIGYKASAEQFGPRDLVEYSVLAEQVGLDSVMVSDHFQPWRHQGGHAPFSFAWMAAVGERTERVVLGTSVLTATFRYNPAVVAQAFGTLGSLYPGRVLLGVGSGEALNEVAVARIEWPAFKERFARLREAIELMRKLWSEERVTFEGEYFQTTDATVYDRPEGGVPIYIAAGGPVMAKYVGKQGDGFICTSGKGMELYTEKLLPAVAEGAEQVGRSTGDIDKMIEIKLSYDPDPAQALENTRFWAPLSLTPEQKAGIEDPAEMEKAADALPIEQVARRWIVTSDPADAVEQIKPYVEAGFNHLVFHGPGHDQERFLRSFSEQVVPGLRELA; encoded by the coding sequence ATGGCACTGAAGATCGGTTACAAGGCGTCGGCCGAGCAGTTCGGCCCGCGCGACCTCGTCGAGTACTCCGTGCTCGCCGAGCAGGTCGGGCTGGACAGCGTGATGGTCAGCGACCATTTCCAGCCCTGGCGGCACCAAGGAGGGCATGCGCCGTTCTCCTTCGCGTGGATGGCGGCGGTCGGCGAGCGCACCGAGCGGGTCGTACTCGGCACCAGCGTGCTGACGGCGACCTTCCGCTACAACCCGGCCGTGGTGGCACAGGCGTTCGGCACTCTCGGCAGCCTGTACCCGGGCCGGGTGCTGCTCGGTGTCGGCAGCGGCGAGGCCCTCAACGAGGTCGCGGTGGCCCGGATCGAGTGGCCGGCGTTCAAGGAGCGGTTCGCGCGGCTGCGCGAGGCGATCGAGCTGATGCGCAAGCTGTGGTCCGAGGAGCGTGTCACGTTCGAAGGCGAGTACTTCCAGACCACGGACGCCACCGTGTACGACCGCCCCGAGGGCGGCGTGCCGATCTACATCGCGGCCGGTGGCCCGGTGATGGCGAAGTACGTCGGCAAGCAGGGTGACGGCTTCATCTGCACCAGCGGCAAGGGGATGGAGCTCTACACCGAGAAGCTGCTGCCCGCGGTCGCGGAAGGCGCGGAACAGGTGGGCCGGAGCACCGGCGACATCGACAAGATGATCGAGATCAAGCTGTCCTACGACCCGGATCCGGCGCAGGCGCTGGAGAACACCCGGTTCTGGGCGCCGTTGTCTCTGACGCCGGAGCAGAAGGCCGGCATCGAGGACCCGGCGGAGATGGAGAAGGCCGCGGACGCGCTGCCGATCGAACAGGTCGCCCGCCGCTGGATCGTCACTTCCGACCCGGCGGACGCCGTCGAGCAGATCAAGCCGTACGTCGAGGCGGGCTTCAACCACCTCGTCTTCCACGGTCCCGGCCACGACCAGGAGCGCTTCCTGCGCTCGTTCTCCGAACAGGTCGTCCCGGGGCTCCGCGAACTCGCCTGA
- a CDS encoding zinc-dependent alcohol dehydrogenase translates to MKAVTWHGKRDVRVDTVPDPKLVEPTDAIVRITSTGICGSDLHLYEVLGAFIDEGDILGHEPMGVVEEVGSGVKNLKPGDRVVIPFNISCGHCFMCDRGLQSQCETTQVTDRGKGAALLGYTKLYGQVPGGQAEYLRVPQAHYGPIKVPDGPPDERFVYLSDVVPTAWQAVDYANIPEGGTVVVFGLGPIGQFCCRIAKHRGAGKVIGIDLVPERLARAAAAGVVTYDTREHKYLGDVIREATGGRGADSVIDAVGMEAHGAPVGRLAQNLVALLPDPIGAKITEKAAIDRLSVLYAAIDCVRRGGTISLSGVYGGMVDPLPMMELFDKQITLRMGQANVRRWIDDIMPLITDSADPLGVEGFATHKLPLAEAPHAYEIFQKKQDGAVKILLEPSAA, encoded by the coding sequence ATGAAGGCCGTCACCTGGCACGGGAAACGCGATGTCCGGGTGGACACCGTCCCGGATCCGAAACTGGTCGAACCGACCGACGCGATCGTGCGCATCACCTCGACCGGTATCTGCGGTTCCGACCTGCACCTTTACGAGGTCCTCGGCGCCTTCATCGACGAGGGCGACATCCTCGGGCACGAGCCCATGGGCGTCGTCGAAGAGGTCGGGTCCGGGGTGAAGAACCTGAAGCCCGGCGATCGCGTTGTGATTCCCTTCAACATCTCCTGCGGCCACTGCTTCATGTGCGACCGCGGCCTTCAGTCTCAGTGCGAGACCACGCAGGTCACCGACCGCGGCAAGGGCGCGGCGCTGCTCGGCTACACCAAGCTCTACGGCCAGGTCCCGGGCGGCCAAGCCGAATATCTACGCGTCCCGCAGGCCCACTATGGCCCGATCAAGGTGCCGGACGGCCCGCCGGACGAGCGGTTCGTGTACCTCTCCGACGTCGTGCCCACGGCCTGGCAGGCCGTCGACTACGCGAACATCCCCGAAGGCGGCACGGTCGTGGTGTTCGGGCTGGGCCCGATCGGCCAGTTCTGCTGCCGGATCGCGAAACACCGGGGCGCGGGCAAGGTGATCGGCATCGACCTGGTGCCGGAACGACTCGCGAGGGCCGCCGCCGCCGGCGTCGTCACCTACGACACGCGGGAACACAAGTACCTCGGTGACGTCATCCGTGAGGCCACCGGCGGCAGGGGAGCGGACTCGGTGATCGACGCCGTCGGGATGGAGGCGCACGGTGCCCCGGTCGGGCGGCTGGCGCAGAACCTCGTCGCCCTCCTGCCCGATCCGATCGGCGCGAAGATCACCGAGAAGGCCGCGATCGACCGGCTCAGCGTGCTGTACGCGGCCATCGACTGCGTGCGGCGCGGCGGGACGATCTCGCTGAGCGGCGTCTACGGCGGCATGGTCGACCCGCTGCCGATGATGGAACTGTTCGACAAGCAGATCACCCTGCGGATGGGGCAGGCCAACGTCCGGCGCTGGATCGACGACATCATGCCGCTGATCACCGACTCCGCCGACCCGCTCGGCGTCGAGGGTTTCGCGACGCACAAGCTGCCGCTGGCGGAGGCGCCGCACGCGTACGAGATCTTCCAGAAGAAACAGGACGGCGCGGTCAAGATCCTGCTGGAGCCGTCGGCGGCTTGA
- a CDS encoding DMT family transporter: MSIGAPGTLIRVGVLALLWGSGFLWIKLALTGLPPVQVTVIRCALGAAVLLALSRWAGQRLPRGRRIWGRLLVAAFFCNALPFALFSIGELTVDSGVAGVMNATTPLWSLLIGIGIGTERRITVIRVGGLVLGFAGILLIFAPWQKSGLLGWGTLALLGAGISYAIAFAYMGRKLVGEGGPIAISAAQLLTATGLSALALPFDAAPSGPLNVTAVVAVVVLGIFGTGVTFYLNYRLIAAEGATSAATVGYLLPVVSVALGAIVLGEELGPRVLAGMAVVLLGVALTRYVRSSASKSISSPSCQPSPSVSRS; the protein is encoded by the coding sequence GTGAGCATCGGCGCGCCGGGAACCCTGATCCGGGTGGGCGTTCTCGCCCTGTTGTGGGGATCGGGCTTCCTGTGGATCAAGCTCGCCCTGACCGGTTTGCCGCCCGTTCAGGTGACCGTCATCCGCTGCGCGCTCGGCGCGGCCGTCCTCCTCGCGTTGAGCCGCTGGGCCGGGCAGCGTCTCCCGCGCGGCCGCCGGATCTGGGGCAGGCTCCTCGTCGCCGCCTTCTTCTGCAACGCCTTGCCGTTCGCGTTGTTCAGCATCGGCGAACTGACCGTCGACTCCGGCGTCGCCGGGGTGATGAACGCGACGACTCCGCTGTGGTCGCTGCTGATCGGCATCGGGATCGGCACCGAACGCCGGATCACGGTGATCCGCGTCGGCGGTCTGGTCCTCGGTTTCGCCGGCATCCTGCTGATCTTCGCGCCCTGGCAGAAGAGCGGACTGCTGGGGTGGGGGACACTGGCCCTGCTCGGTGCCGGTATCAGTTACGCGATCGCTTTCGCTTACATGGGAAGGAAACTTGTCGGCGAGGGCGGTCCGATCGCGATCTCCGCCGCGCAACTGCTGACCGCCACGGGGCTGAGCGCGCTCGCGCTGCCGTTCGACGCCGCCCCGTCCGGGCCGCTGAACGTGACCGCGGTGGTCGCCGTCGTCGTCCTCGGGATCTTCGGCACCGGCGTCACCTTCTACCTCAACTACCGGCTCATCGCCGCCGAAGGCGCGACCTCCGCGGCGACCGTCGGCTACCTGCTGCCGGTCGTCTCGGTCGCGCTGGGCGCGATCGTGCTCGGGGAGGAACTCGGCCCGCGGGTGCTCGCCGGGATGGCCGTGGTGCTGCTCGGAGTCGCCCTGACCCGCTACGTGAGGTCTTCGGCGAGCAAGTCCATCAGCAGTCCGTCATGCCAGCCTTCGCCGTCGGTGTCGCGTTCGTAG
- a CDS encoding GNAT family N-acetyltransferase, translated as MTTELRGEFVTLTPVTEAHVPDLRRIRGTAEVGARWGSVDDSPTWPFDDPTTTCFTVLEGGVVRGFVQYGEEEDPMYRHASVDLFLDPAAHGRGLGTDTVRTMARYLLHDRGHHRLVIDPAVDNDAAIRCYKAVGFREVGVMRGYERDTDGEGWHDGLLMDLLAEDLT; from the coding sequence CTGACCACCGAGTTGCGCGGGGAGTTCGTGACCCTGACCCCGGTCACCGAGGCCCATGTCCCGGACTTGCGGCGGATCCGCGGCACGGCCGAGGTCGGGGCACGCTGGGGTTCGGTCGACGACTCCCCCACCTGGCCGTTCGACGACCCCACGACGACCTGCTTCACCGTCCTGGAAGGGGGTGTCGTCCGGGGCTTCGTCCAGTACGGCGAGGAGGAGGACCCGATGTACCGGCACGCGTCGGTCGACCTGTTCCTCGACCCGGCGGCCCACGGCCGTGGGCTGGGCACGGACACCGTCCGCACGATGGCGCGGTACCTCCTGCACGATCGCGGGCACCATCGGCTCGTGATCGACCCCGCCGTGGACAACGACGCCGCCATCCGCTGCTACAAGGCCGTCGGCTTCCGCGAGGTCGGGGTGATGCGCGGCTACGAACGCGACACCGACGGCGAAGGCTGGCATGACGGACTGCTGATGGACTTGCTCGCCGAAGACCTCACGTAG
- a CDS encoding CBS domain-containing protein has protein sequence MTTARDIMTANATCVSASETVLDAAKKMAAESVGALPICGEDGKLQGMLTDRDIVVKVLAEGKDPRALHASELAQGEAVTIGADDDAEEIMRTMANHKVRRLPVIDGHKLVGIVAQADVAKALPNPDSGELVEALSYD, from the coding sequence ATGACCACGGCACGAGACATCATGACCGCGAACGCGACCTGCGTGTCCGCTTCCGAAACCGTGCTCGACGCGGCGAAGAAGATGGCCGCCGAGTCCGTGGGCGCGCTACCGATCTGCGGTGAGGACGGCAAGCTCCAAGGCATGCTGACCGACCGCGACATCGTGGTGAAGGTGCTCGCCGAGGGCAAGGACCCGAGGGCGTTGCACGCCTCCGAACTGGCCCAGGGCGAGGCGGTGACGATCGGCGCGGACGACGACGCCGAGGAGATCATGCGCACCATGGCGAACCACAAGGTCCGGCGGCTGCCGGTGATCGACGGGCACAAGCTGGTCGGCATCGTGGCGCAGGCCGACGTGGCCAAGGCGCTGCCCAACCCGGACAGCGGCGAGCTGGTGGAAGCACTGTCCTACGACTGA
- a CDS encoding SRPBCC family protein: MEWTGAKYADKPTVEVQAWVDAAPERVWSIVSDVRLMPEMSQELQSAEWCDGAAGEATVGRRFVGHSRHDAFGEWETTSYVVECEAPRVFAWAVQDPETPTAVWRFTLEPENGGTKLRQWMQIGPGRSGLSLAIDRMPDKEEKIVFVRLREFENAMTGTLAAIKERAEADGA; encoded by the coding sequence ATGGAGTGGACGGGCGCCAAGTACGCCGACAAGCCGACGGTCGAGGTCCAGGCATGGGTCGACGCCGCTCCGGAGCGGGTCTGGTCGATCGTGTCCGACGTGCGGCTGATGCCGGAAATGAGCCAGGAACTCCAGTCCGCCGAATGGTGCGACGGCGCGGCCGGCGAAGCCACGGTCGGCAGGCGGTTCGTCGGCCACAGCAGGCACGACGCGTTCGGCGAATGGGAGACGACGTCGTATGTCGTCGAGTGTGAGGCGCCGCGGGTCTTCGCCTGGGCGGTGCAGGATCCCGAAACGCCGACCGCGGTGTGGCGCTTCACGCTGGAGCCCGAGAACGGCGGGACGAAGCTCCGGCAGTGGATGCAAATAGGGCCGGGGCGGTCGGGTCTCTCGCTGGCCATCGACCGGATGCCGGATAAGGAGGAGAAGATCGTCTTCGTCCGGCTGCGCGAGTTCGAGAACGCGATGACCGGGACCCTCGCCGCGATCAAGGAGCGCGCCGAGGCGGACGGCGCGTGA
- a CDS encoding LLM class flavin-dependent oxidoreductase — protein sequence MRTATTVEASRGWRETLDFVLEAEKLGLDECWVAEAWGSDAPSVLGYLAARTGRIRLGSGIIQLGTRTPVAIAQTALTLSELSGGRFVLGLGASGPQVIEGLHGVPFARPLTRMRETVAIIRQAFAGEKISFSGKEFEIPLPGESKPMRLSAAPNPEIPIHLATLSPKLLELTGEIADGWLGTSFVPEGAQAYFSHLDAGLAKAGRTRADLEVCQGAEVAFAADEDELRGMVAGRKAELAFSLGGMGSAKTNFYNDAYSRQGWAEAAAAVRERWQSGDREGAAALVTDEMVLGTTLIGTEPMVAERLRVWQDAGVDTVRLYPAGETVADRLTTLGRALDLIRALG from the coding sequence ATGCGGACGGCGACCACGGTCGAAGCGTCCCGCGGCTGGCGGGAGACGCTGGATTTCGTGCTGGAGGCCGAAAAGCTCGGTCTCGACGAATGCTGGGTCGCCGAGGCGTGGGGTTCGGACGCACCGTCCGTACTCGGCTATCTCGCGGCCCGGACCGGGCGGATCCGGCTCGGCTCGGGCATCATCCAGCTCGGCACCCGGACCCCGGTGGCGATCGCGCAGACCGCGCTGACCCTTTCGGAGCTCTCCGGAGGCCGGTTCGTCCTCGGGCTCGGCGCTTCGGGACCACAGGTGATCGAGGGGCTCCACGGGGTTCCGTTCGCCCGGCCGCTGACCCGGATGCGGGAAACGGTCGCGATCATCCGCCAGGCGTTCGCCGGGGAGAAGATCTCTTTCTCCGGCAAGGAATTCGAGATCCCGCTGCCGGGCGAAAGCAAGCCGATGCGGCTGTCGGCGGCGCCGAATCCGGAGATTCCGATCCACCTGGCCACGCTCTCGCCCAAGCTGCTGGAGCTGACCGGCGAGATCGCGGACGGCTGGCTGGGCACCAGTTTCGTCCCCGAGGGCGCGCAGGCCTATTTCTCGCATCTCGACGCGGGTCTCGCGAAAGCGGGCCGAACGCGGGCGGACCTCGAAGTCTGCCAAGGTGCCGAGGTCGCGTTCGCCGCGGACGAGGACGAGTTGCGCGGGATGGTCGCCGGCCGCAAGGCCGAACTCGCGTTCAGCCTCGGCGGGATGGGTTCGGCCAAGACGAACTTCTACAACGACGCCTACAGCAGGCAAGGCTGGGCCGAGGCGGCCGCGGCGGTGCGGGAGCGCTGGCAGTCAGGCGACCGGGAAGGCGCCGCCGCACTGGTGACCGACGAAATGGTGCTCGGCACGACGCTGATCGGCACCGAACCGATGGTCGCCGAACGGCTGCGCGTCTGGCAGGACGCCGGCGTCGACACGGTCCGGCTGTACCCGGCGGGGGAGACGGTCGCCGACCGGCTCACCACCCTCGGCCGCGCGCTGGACCTGATCCGCGCGCTGGGCTGA
- a CDS encoding SsgA family sporulation/cell division regulator yields MDRESDLIRGTIVFGLRTFGADPLPVRADLEYDPEDPYAVVVAYHSGGGTVRWMFGRDLLADGLLTPSGEGDVIISPADDTSIVIFALSAPDGCAVLEAPAQELAEFLDRTYDVVPAGSEPEWFDFDQEIGKLVTES; encoded by the coding sequence TTGGACAGGGAAAGCGACCTCATCCGGGGGACGATCGTCTTCGGCCTGCGCACATTCGGTGCGGACCCGCTCCCCGTGCGGGCCGACCTCGAATACGACCCCGAGGACCCGTACGCCGTCGTGGTGGCCTACCACTCGGGCGGCGGGACGGTGCGCTGGATGTTCGGCCGCGATCTCCTCGCGGACGGGCTCCTCACTCCATCGGGTGAAGGCGACGTGATCATCAGCCCGGCCGACGACACCTCGATCGTGATCTTCGCGCTCAGCGCGCCCGACGGCTGCGCGGTCCTCGAAGCGCCCGCGCAGGAGCTGGCCGAGTTCCTCGACCGCACCTACGACGTCGTGCCCGCCGGTTCCGAGCCGGAATGGTTCGACTTCGACCAGGAGATCGGCAAGCTCGTCACCGAGTCCTGA
- a CDS encoding winged helix-turn-helix transcriptional regulator, whose product MKRTSFAQWPCSIARTMDLLGDWWTPLVLREAFYGIRRFDEFQQQLGIARNTLADRLRRLVAEGLLEKRAYQADPVRYDYVLTEKGSDFYGVLAAMSRWGDRWLSGDDGPPITLHHETCGHDTHAEVVCAHCARPLTAENTRARLGAGYPPKLASRPDVVRRFAAQEGLTT is encoded by the coding sequence ATGAAACGGACTTCGTTCGCGCAGTGGCCGTGTTCGATCGCGCGCACCATGGACCTGCTCGGCGACTGGTGGACGCCGCTGGTCCTGCGGGAGGCGTTCTACGGGATCCGCAGGTTCGACGAGTTCCAGCAGCAGCTCGGCATCGCGCGGAACACCCTCGCCGACCGGCTGCGCCGCCTGGTCGCGGAAGGATTGCTGGAAAAGCGCGCCTACCAGGCCGACCCCGTCCGTTACGACTACGTGCTGACCGAGAAGGGCTCGGATTTCTACGGGGTCCTCGCCGCCATGTCCCGCTGGGGCGACCGCTGGCTCTCCGGGGACGACGGGCCGCCGATCACCCTCCACCACGAGACGTGTGGGCACGACACCCACGCGGAGGTCGTCTGCGCGCACTGCGCCCGGCCGCTCACCGCGGAGAACACGCGGGCCCGGCTCGGCGCGGGCTACCCGCCCAAGCTCGCGAGCCGCCCGGACGTCGTACGCCGCTTCGCCGCGCAGGAGGGTTTGACAACGTAA
- the kstD gene encoding 3-oxosteroid 1-dehydrogenase, whose product MGPDSGLSRRQVLLGTGLALASGLPFAGTAGATSAVLGEYDVVVVGAGAAGMTAALTAAKRGLSCVVLEKAAKFGGSAARSGAGIWIPCNSVLAEAGVRDSPEQAARYLAAVVGPSIPASRQQAFLANGPAMLSFVMANSPLRFRWMEGYSDYYPELPGGMPGGRSIEPDELDGNVLGAELANLNPPYLATPAGMVVFSADYKWLALAAVNPKGAAVAAACLARGTAAALAGRKPLTMGQSLAAGLRAGLQHAGVPVWLNTPLTDLVIENGKVTGVTVAAGVVKARRGVIVGSGGFEHNAAMRAEYQRQPIGTQWTVGARSNTGDGILAGKRAGAALDLMDDAWWGPAIPLPGEPYFCLAERTLPGGLMVDAAGKRFVNEAAPYSDVVHTMYDRNPTSPTIPAWLVVDQHYRNRYLFRDVAPLLPFPDEWYSAGAVKKAWTVESLGSAIGVPPQALRATVNRFNGQALSGVDTDFRRGASAYDHYYTDPYVRPNSCLAPLWEPPFHAFKIVPGDLGTKGGMRTDARARVLRAEGSVIPGLYAAGNASAAVMGNSYAGAGSTIGPAMTFGYVAANDLADQPG is encoded by the coding sequence ATGGGTCCCGATTCCGGTCTGTCCCGGCGCCAGGTCCTGCTCGGCACCGGGCTCGCGCTCGCTTCGGGCCTGCCGTTCGCCGGGACGGCCGGGGCCACCTCCGCGGTGCTCGGCGAGTACGACGTCGTCGTGGTCGGGGCGGGCGCGGCGGGGATGACCGCCGCGCTGACCGCGGCGAAACGCGGGCTCAGCTGCGTGGTGCTGGAGAAGGCGGCGAAGTTCGGCGGTTCGGCCGCCCGGTCCGGGGCGGGGATCTGGATTCCCTGCAACTCGGTGCTGGCCGAGGCCGGCGTCCGGGACTCCCCGGAACAGGCCGCACGGTACTTGGCCGCCGTGGTCGGCCCGTCGATCCCAGCCTCGCGGCAACAGGCCTTCCTCGCCAACGGCCCGGCGATGCTGTCGTTCGTGATGGCCAACAGCCCGCTGCGGTTCCGCTGGATGGAGGGCTACAGCGACTACTACCCGGAGCTGCCCGGCGGGATGCCCGGCGGCCGCTCGATCGAACCCGACGAGCTCGACGGGAACGTCCTCGGCGCCGAACTGGCCAACCTGAACCCGCCCTACCTCGCCACACCCGCGGGGATGGTCGTCTTCAGCGCCGACTACAAATGGCTCGCGCTGGCCGCGGTCAACCCGAAGGGCGCCGCGGTGGCGGCCGCCTGCCTCGCGCGTGGCACGGCCGCCGCCCTCGCCGGGCGGAAACCGCTCACCATGGGGCAGTCGCTGGCCGCGGGACTGCGGGCCGGGTTGCAGCACGCCGGGGTCCCGGTCTGGCTGAACACGCCGTTGACCGATCTCGTCATCGAGAACGGGAAGGTCACCGGGGTGACCGTCGCGGCGGGCGTGGTGAAGGCCCGGCGCGGCGTCATCGTCGGCTCCGGCGGGTTCGAGCACAACGCGGCCATGCGGGCGGAATACCAGCGCCAGCCGATCGGTACACAATGGACGGTCGGCGCCCGGTCGAACACCGGGGACGGGATCCTGGCGGGAAAGCGGGCCGGAGCGGCACTGGACCTGATGGACGACGCCTGGTGGGGGCCGGCTATCCCGCTCCCCGGCGAACCGTACTTCTGCCTCGCCGAGCGGACCCTGCCCGGCGGGCTGATGGTGGACGCCGCGGGCAAGCGATTCGTCAACGAAGCGGCGCCCTACAGCGACGTCGTGCACACGATGTACGACCGGAACCCGACGTCGCCCACCATTCCCGCGTGGCTGGTCGTCGACCAGCACTACCGCAACCGATATCTCTTCCGCGACGTCGCGCCACTGTTGCCGTTTCCCGACGAGTGGTACTCGGCCGGAGCGGTCAAGAAGGCGTGGACCGTGGAGTCGCTCGGCAGCGCGATCGGTGTCCCGCCGCAGGCGTTGCGCGCCACGGTGAACCGGTTCAACGGGCAGGCACTGTCCGGTGTGGACACTGATTTCCGCAGGGGCGCCAGCGCTTACGACCACTACTACACCGATCCGTACGTCCGGCCGAACTCGTGTCTCGCGCCGCTCTGGGAGCCGCCCTTCCACGCCTTCAAGATCGTCCCTGGCGACCTCGGCACCAAGGGCGGGATGCGCACCGACGCGCGGGCACGGGTCCTGCGGGCGGAGGGCTCGGTCATCCCGGGCCTGTACGCCGCCGGGAACGCCAGCGCTGCGGTGATGGGCAACAGTTACGCGGGGGCGGGATCGACGATCGGCCCGGCGATGACCTTCGGTTATGTCGCGGCGAACGATCTCGCGGATCAGCCCGGCTGA
- a CDS encoding DIP1984 family protein: protein MSRIKLAEALALRADVTKKVEALRSRIVDNARHQEGDEPSEDASALLVEAETALDELESLIRRINRTNAATPLGEGTITDAIARRDVLRLRHGVLTAAADAAAGRNHGEYGRQLRSELRYLSALPVADLRSRADRVAGEIRAVDVEIQRTNWETDLLD, encoded by the coding sequence ATGTCCCGGATCAAGCTGGCCGAAGCGCTCGCGCTGCGCGCGGACGTCACCAAGAAGGTGGAGGCGCTGCGCTCCCGGATCGTCGACAACGCGCGGCACCAGGAGGGCGACGAACCTTCGGAAGACGCCTCCGCCTTGCTCGTCGAGGCCGAAACCGCGCTGGACGAACTGGAATCGCTGATCCGGCGGATCAACCGGACCAACGCCGCGACCCCGCTCGGGGAGGGCACGATCACCGACGCGATCGCGCGCCGCGACGTCCTCCGGCTCAGGCACGGTGTCCTGACCGCGGCCGCCGACGCCGCGGCCGGGCGCAACCACGGCGAGTACGGCCGTCAGCTCCGTTCGGAACTCCGCTACCTCTCCGCGCTGCCGGTCGCGGACCTGCGGTCCCGCGCGGACCGGGTGGCGGGGGAGATCCGGGCGGTCGACGTCGAGATCCAGCGCACCAACTGGGAGACCGACCTCCTGGACTGA